CTCGATGAGATTCTGGATGACTACGAAGATTTGGAACGCGAGGATTTGCTGGCAGTGCTGGCGTATGCCGCCCGTCTTTCCCAAGTCAAACGCATTGAAACGGCATTGGCAGCATGAAGTTTTTAGTCGATGCACATTTGCCACGCAAGTTGGCAATCCAGCTTAAAGAAGCGGGTTACGATACGCGCCATACTTTGGGCTTACCGCAAGCAAATCGAACGACTGATCAATTCATCAACGACCTTTCGCTTGCAGAAGAGCGAATTGTTGTCACCAAAGATGCTGATTTCGTGGATTCATTCTGGTTAAAAGATCAGCCGTGGAAGTTGCTCTTGGTATCAACAGGCAACATCCACAACAATGAGTTGAAAGCCTTGTTTCTGAACAATCTGGGGAAAATCGAGGCGGCTTTTGCGGACGCGCGTTTCATCGAACTGACGAGGGATAGCTTGATCATTCATGCTTAGGGCGGGGTAAACACATGTTGGCAACGTTGCGCGAACACTGCGCGATGAGCATTGCCGAACTTGCCCGCACCTTGCAGCGCGATTACAAGAATGTGCATAACGATGTGGAACGTTTGATGGAGTGGCTAGCAATTGAGCGCGATGCACAGGGCAAGGTGTTTACGCCTTATTCCGAAATCGTGGTCGATGTGCATTTACCTCAGCAAAAAGCCGCCTGACAAGCATTCATGCTATCCTCATGAAAACACCAGCAAAGCAGGAAAGCCGCCATGCCAACCACCATCAACCGTAAGCTCTACTCAGAACTGGACAAGCTGCTATGGGATGTCCATTGCGAAACCATTGACCCTGAATTTGCCTTCCGCGTGTATGAAGAACGCTGGGGCTTCATGCAAGCGCAGAACCTGAGTGACGATGAGCAAAGTCTAATCAAGGAACTCACTCGCACAGTGGGGCAAGGCATTTTCATTCCAGCGTTTGGTGTGTCGCATAATAACCATGCGGATTTGACGATTTGCACCATACTAACCAAGTAATTTCAAACCCGGACTTTGAATATGTCTGGTCTACGTCGGGATATTGAGCAATCTATCCCTTAACTGCCGCTGCTTATCCTAAGCAGTCTTTTTCAAACGCAACGCCCACACCGCCGCAACCACCGCCGCCAAAAAGGACACCAGCGCCCAATTCGCCAGCGAAAGTCCCAAAATAACCAGTTCTTGGTCTTCGCATAAGCCGCTGACTTCAAACAAGCTGGGAATATTATCGCTGAGGAAATACACCAATTGCTCAATCAGATTAGGATTGCTGCCTGCGCATGACGCGCTGCCAGGTGGCTGCAATTGCAGCCAAGTCTGATAACCTGCCGTCGCGGTTCCCACGCCTGCCAGCAAAATCACCAGCCCGCCCCATACTTTTTCACCAAACCCCGTCGCCGCCAGCAACCCAAATACCGCCAGCAGCATGAATAACAGCCGCTGAAAAACGCACAAATAGCACGGATGCAAATCCAGCCAAGCGGTCAGCACAAAGCTGCTTGCTGCGAGGCTCATGGCAATCAGGCCAAGCGCCAGCCATAAGGTTTTAGAGGTTACTGTCAACATGTGTCGGGGTTTCCTGTATTTTCACAACGCCTATCGTACAAGAATTAGCAGCACCCCACAGTATGAAATCCCTTATTGCGGTTGTTTTCTTTTCCGGGGTAGGCTGTGTACAGTAGGTGTTTGGATGCGGTTGAGAGAGGCGGTTATGGATACGAAGGCAAACCCTGTGCAATTGGTGGATCGTTTCGGGCGGCAAGTCACGTATGTGCGGCTGTCCGTGACGGATCGCTGCGATTTGCGTTGCGTGTATTGCATGTCCGAAGACATGACCTTCGTACCGCGTGAACAATTACTCACCCTAGAAGAAATGACGCGCTTGGGCAAAGCCTTTGTGGAGCTGGGGGTGAATAAAATTCGGATTACCGGCGGCGAACCGCTGGTGCGCCGCAATATTTTGAAACTGTTCCAAGATTTGGGGCAACTCGACGGCTTGCACGATTTGACCGTGACCACCAACGGCACGCAATTGGCACGTTACGCCAAAGACTTGCAAGCCGCTGGCGTTACCCGCGTCAATATCAGCCTCGACACCTTAAATCCCGACCGTTTTCACGCTTTGACGCGCTTGGGTGACATCCATAAAGTGCTGGCAGGCATCGACGCAGCCTTGGAAGCGGGTTTCCAGCGCGTCAAACTCAATGCCGTCATTTTGAAACACCGCAACCACGACGAAGTGCTAAATTTAGTGGAATTTGCCCACGGGCGCGGCATGGACATTACCTTTATTGAAGAAATGCCCCTAGGCGTCATTGGCGATCATGACCGTGCCGAAGCGTTTTATTCCAGCGATGAAATTTTGCGCGACTTGCAACAACACTTGCCTTTGAGCGCGATCGAAGAACAGACTGGCGGCCCAGCACGCTATTTTCGCCGCGAAGACAGCGCGTACCGTGTGGGGTTTATTTCACCGCATAGCCACAATTTTTGCGATACCTGCAATCGGGTGCGCGTGACGGCAGAAGGACGCTTGCTGCTGTGTTTGGGGCAGGAACATTCGATGGATTTGCGGCGCGTATTGCGGGCAAACCCAAGCGATGATGCACGGGTGCGGGCAGCATTGCTCGAATCCATGGCCATCAAACCGCAAGGGCATGAGTTTAATCTGCAAGCGGCACAACCGCTGATTTTCCGCCACATGAGCGCCACGGGTGGCTAAAGCCTAGCAGCGCGGCCTGCCTGTGGTAGAATCCGAGCAAACTTACTGTTACACAGGTTCCTTATGACTGAACGTACTGCCAGCGTGACACGCAACACGCTCGAAACCCAAATTAGCATTACCATCAACCTCGATGGCACCGGCAAATCACGCTTTGCGACCGGCATTCCTTTCCTCGAACACATGCTGGATCAAGTGGCGCGGCACGGCATGATCGACATCGACATCGAATGCAACGGCGACCACCACATCGACGATCACCACAGCGTCGAAGACATTGGCATTACCTTGGGGCAAGCGTTCGCGCAAGCGGTTGGCGACAAAAAAGGCATCCGCCGCTACGGTCACGCTTACGTGCCATTGGATGAAGCCCTGTCCCGCGTGGTGATCGACTTTTCCGGCAGACCGGGCTTGGAACATCAGGTGGAATACCCGCGCACCAATATTGGCGCGTTTGAAACCGACCTGTTTTACGAATTTTTCCAAGGCTTTGTGAATCACGCGCTGGTGTCATTGCACATCGACAATTTGAAAGGGCGCAATTCGCACCACATTGCCGAAACCGTTTTCAAAGCCTTCGGGCGGGCGTTGCGCATGGCGTTGGAACTGGATCCGCGCATGGCGGGGATTATGCCGTCGACCAAGGGGAGTTTGTAATGCAAAAAATCGCCATCATCGACTACAACATGGGCAACCTGCACTCGGTGGAACGCGCCGTTTCCCACGCTGCTGCTGGCAATGCCACGGTAGCGATTACGTCTGCCACGGCAAACCCACCATCCGTGGGTTACGTTACCCCGTGGAAACCATGTTGGAGCTATTCAGCGCGGGCATGAGTCTCGATGAGATTCTGGATGACTACGAAGACTTGGAACGCGAGGATTTGCTGGCAGTGCTGGCGTATGCCGCCTGTCTTTCCCAAGTCAAACGCATTGAAACGACATTGTGAAGTTCGATGCACATTTGCCACGCAAGTTGGCAAATCCAGCTTAAAGAAGCGGGTTACGATACGCGCCATACTTTGGGCTTACCGCAAAGCAAATCGAACGACTGATCAATTCATCAACGACCTTTGCGCTTGGCTTCAATCGAATCGTCGAGTCTGCCAATGATTTTGACTTGGTGGATTTATGCTGGCTTAAAGATCAGCCCTGGCTTTGCT
The DNA window shown above is from Candidatus Thiothrix sulfatifontis and carries:
- a CDS encoding DUF433 domain-containing protein; its protein translation is MNAHSRITIDPSICHGKPTIRGLRYPVETMLELFSAGMSLDEILDDYEDLEREDLLAVLAYAARLSQVKRIETALAA
- a CDS encoding DUF5615 family PIN-like protein, with the translated sequence MKFLVDAHLPRKLAIQLKEAGYDTRHTLGLPQANRTTDQFINDLSLAEERIVVTKDADFVDSFWLKDQPWKLLLVSTGNIHNNELKALFLNNLGKIEAAFADARFIELTRDSLIIHA
- a CDS encoding disulfide bond formation protein B, with amino-acid sequence MLTVTSKTLWLALGLIAMSLAASSFVLTAWLDLHPCYLCVFQRLLFMLLAVFGLLAATGFGEKVWGGLVILLAGVGTATAGYQTWLQLQPPGSASCAGSNPNLIEQLVYFLSDNIPSLFEVSGLCEDQELVILGLSLANWALVSFLAAVVAAVWALRLKKTA
- the moaA gene encoding GTP 3',8-cyclase MoaA produces the protein MDTKANPVQLVDRFGRQVTYVRLSVTDRCDLRCVYCMSEDMTFVPREQLLTLEEMTRLGKAFVELGVNKIRITGGEPLVRRNILKLFQDLGQLDGLHDLTVTTNGTQLARYAKDLQAAGVTRVNISLDTLNPDRFHALTRLGDIHKVLAGIDAALEAGFQRVKLNAVILKHRNHDEVLNLVEFAHGRGMDITFIEEMPLGVIGDHDRAEAFYSSDEILRDLQQHLPLSAIEEQTGGPARYFRREDSAYRVGFISPHSHNFCDTCNRVRVTAEGRLLLCLGQEHSMDLRRVLRANPSDDARVRAALLESMAIKPQGHEFNLQAAQPLIFRHMSATGG
- the hisB gene encoding imidazoleglycerol-phosphate dehydratase HisB, translating into MTERTASVTRNTLETQISITINLDGTGKSRFATGIPFLEHMLDQVARHGMIDIDIECNGDHHIDDHHSVEDIGITLGQAFAQAVGDKKGIRRYGHAYVPLDEALSRVVIDFSGRPGLEHQVEYPRTNIGAFETDLFYEFFQGFVNHALVSLHIDNLKGRNSHHIAETVFKAFGRALRMALELDPRMAGIMPSTKGSL
- a CDS encoding DUF433 domain-containing protein, coding for MLELFSAGMSLDEILDDYEDLEREDLLAVLAYAACLSQVKRIETTL